The Oceanotoga teriensis genome has a window encoding:
- the hemW gene encoding radical SAM family heme chaperone HemW, which produces MNSNDLALYFHIPFCKSKCLYCDYPSTTNISMQKEYFNCLKKEILLRKNFLLKNSIKTVYFGGGTPNYVKSFYIKEVMDFLKDNFLGTFEEITMEMNPGILNEKDLEVYKSAGINRISLGVQSVDKNILKLVNRPYYPETISDNIYLLRNFFDNISFDFIMGLPEDNLNVVKSNLNFIKLHRPEHISYYVYDSDHDSLLEKMKQKFLMPEDDFFDEGLDFIYSKLNEFDYKRYEISSWAIFDKESYHNKFYWRNLNYIGFGISAGGYYNRNRYVNEKNISRYMNKLNSEELPEEYSVKNSFFDDFKETLFMGLRLFEGIDLRELKKRYECIDVDKYIDYLIGNFSAFFDKNEKLKLNENGFNHSRYVFLKIVEMEE; this is translated from the coding sequence TTGAACTCTAATGATCTGGCGCTTTATTTTCATATTCCATTTTGTAAATCAAAATGTTTATATTGTGATTATCCATCTACTACAAATATATCAATGCAAAAAGAGTATTTTAATTGTTTAAAAAAAGAAATTTTGTTAAGAAAAAATTTTCTATTGAAAAATTCTATTAAAACGGTTTATTTTGGTGGTGGTACACCAAATTATGTAAAATCGTTTTATATTAAAGAAGTAATGGATTTTTTAAAAGATAATTTTTTGGGAACTTTTGAAGAAATTACTATGGAAATGAATCCTGGTATTTTGAATGAGAAAGATTTAGAAGTATATAAATCAGCTGGTATAAATAGAATTTCTTTAGGAGTTCAGAGTGTTGATAAAAATATTTTGAAATTAGTTAATAGACCTTATTATCCAGAAACCATATCTGATAATATTTATTTATTGAGAAATTTTTTTGATAATATAAGTTTTGATTTTATAATGGGTTTACCAGAAGATAATTTGAATGTAGTTAAAAGTAATTTGAATTTTATAAAGTTACATAGACCAGAACATATTTCTTATTATGTTTATGATAGCGATCATGATTCTTTATTAGAAAAAATGAAACAAAAATTTTTAATGCCAGAGGATGATTTTTTTGATGAGGGGCTTGATTTCATATATTCAAAATTAAATGAATTTGATTATAAACGTTATGAGATTTCAAGCTGGGCAATTTTTGACAAAGAGTCGTATCATAATAAGTTTTATTGGCGAAATTTGAATTATATCGGATTTGGCATTTCTGCTGGTGGGTATTATAATAGAAACAGATATGTAAATGAGAAAAATATTTCACGGTATATGAATAAATTAAATTCTGAAGAACTTCCTGAAGAATATTCAGTCAAAAATAGTTTTTTTGATGATTTTAAAGAGACTTTATTTATGGGATTACGCTTATTTGAAGGAATTGATTTACGAGAATTAAAAAAGCGTTATGAATGTATAGATGTTGACAAATACATAGATTATTTGATTGGAAATTTTTCTGCTTTTTTTGATAAAAATGAGAAATTAAAATTAAATGAAAATGGTTTTAATCATTCCAGATATGTATTTTTGAAGATAGTAGAAATGGAGGAATAG
- a CDS encoding diacylglycerol kinase family protein has protein sequence MKRFINSVKYAAKGLSEIFNTQNNFRIQIFIGLLVLFISLFLNLTGIEFLWIAFAVMIVLLMESLNTVIEKIMDFINPEYNHIVGKIKDISAAIVLIAAVFSVVIGVIIFGRAIFNLSPKYGIIIAIIFLVIIVLFSKRR, from the coding sequence TTGAAAAGATTTATTAATAGCGTGAAATATGCAGCTAAAGGTTTATCAGAAATTTTTAACACTCAAAATAATTTTAGAATTCAAATATTTATAGGACTTTTAGTTTTATTTATTTCTCTTTTTTTGAATTTAACTGGTATAGAATTTTTATGGATAGCTTTTGCTGTTATGATCGTTTTATTAATGGAAAGTTTAAATACGGTAATTGAAAAGATAATGGATTTTATAAATCCTGAATATAATCATATAGTCGGAAAAATAAAAGATATATCGGCTGCAATAGTTTTAATTGCAGCCGTATTTTCTGTTGTGATTGGTGTAATTATTTTTGGAAGGGCTATTTTCAACTTGAGTCCAAAATATGGTATAATTATAGCGATAATTTTCCTGGTCATTATTGTTCTTTTTTCTAAGAGGAGGTAG
- a CDS encoding LysM peptidoglycan-binding domain-containing protein encodes MKKCFIIIFIAVFLSGFSNDFNQIFYISENFESEDFISLNLLEKTKDYFEYEIKSGDTLLSISNNFFTKIQDIMIYNKIEDSSKIYIGQIIRIPYDIVDFEVK; translated from the coding sequence ATGAAAAAATGTTTTATTATTATTTTTATAGCTGTTTTTTTGAGTGGCTTTTCAAATGATTTCAATCAAATTTTTTACATTAGTGAAAATTTTGAAAGTGAAGATTTTATTTCTCTAAATCTTTTAGAAAAAACTAAGGATTATTTTGAATATGAAATTAAATCTGGTGATACATTACTTTCTATATCTAATAATTTTTTTACAAAAATACAAGATATTATGATTTATAATAAAATAGAAGATTCTTCTAAAATTTATATAGGTCAGATTATTAGAATACCTTATGATATAGTTGATTTCGAAGTAAAATAA
- a CDS encoding protein-glutamate methylesterase/protein-glutamine glutaminase, with amino-acid sequence MDKIKVLIVDDSAFMRMVLKDIIDKQPNMKVIGMARDGLEAVEKAVNLKPDIITLDVEMPKLNGLEALKIIMKKYPTRVIMVSSLTSEGASITIECLENGAVDFIQKPAGSTSWTFRQVQDDLLKKINDVFKISVDNLKIQSRPTKKITTTKNLSKDKILLIASSTGGPRSLDKVIPVLPGNLNIPVVVVQHMPAGFTKSLADRLNRISELTVKEAEEGDILEKNHVYIAPGNFHLGLKKEFNSVKLFLDSSDKINNVRPAADFTFDLAAEIFKSNSICVVLTGMGRDGAKGAFKINHLGGKVIAEAKETCVVYGMPKAVVEDGYADYVLANDKIAQKVVDILEGN; translated from the coding sequence ATGGATAAAATTAAGGTTCTTATAGTTGATGATTCTGCTTTTATGAGAATGGTTTTAAAAGATATAATTGATAAACAACCAAACATGAAGGTAATTGGTATGGCCAGAGATGGACTTGAGGCTGTAGAAAAAGCAGTGAATTTAAAACCAGATATAATTACATTAGATGTTGAAATGCCTAAGTTAAATGGTCTCGAAGCATTAAAAATAATAATGAAAAAGTATCCAACAAGAGTTATTATGGTTAGTAGTCTTACTTCAGAAGGGGCTTCTATTACAATAGAATGTCTGGAAAATGGTGCTGTTGATTTTATTCAGAAACCTGCTGGAAGTACGTCATGGACATTTAGACAGGTGCAAGATGATTTATTAAAAAAGATTAATGATGTGTTTAAAATTTCTGTGGATAATTTAAAAATTCAGAGTAGGCCAACTAAAAAAATAACAACAACTAAAAATTTATCTAAAGATAAAATACTTCTTATCGCAAGTTCAACTGGTGGTCCAAGATCTCTTGATAAAGTTATTCCTGTTTTGCCAGGTAATTTAAATATTCCCGTTGTTGTTGTTCAACATATGCCGGCAGGATTTACAAAATCTCTTGCCGATAGATTGAATAGAATTTCAGAATTAACAGTCAAAGAAGCTGAAGAAGGAGATATTTTAGAAAAAAATCATGTATATATTGCTCCTGGTAATTTTCATCTTGGGTTAAAAAAAGAGTTTAATAGTGTTAAATTATTTTTGGATTCATCGGATAAGATAAATAATGTTAGACCGGCTGCAGATTTTACATTTGATCTTGCTGCAGAAATTTTTAAATCTAATTCTATATGTGTTGTACTTACAGGTATGGGAAGAGATGGTGCAAAAGGAGCTTTTAAGATAAACCATTTAGGCGGTAAAGTAATTGCTGAAGCTAAAGAAACCTGTGTAGTATATGGAATGCCTAAGGCGGTTGTTGAAGATGGTTATGCTGATTATGTTTTAGCAAATGATAAAATTGCTCAGAAAGTTGTAGATATTTTGGAGGGTAATTGA
- a CDS encoding 2-oxoacid:ferredoxin oxidoreductase subunit beta, with product MPSEKYFNYLRKDRMTHVWCPGCGNGIVMKSFLEAANNLGLDKNKVAVVSGIGCSSRVTGYLDFNTMHTLHGRSIAFATGVKLARPDLDVIVMGGDGDMLAIGGNHFIHACRRNLDITVVIFNNSIYGMTGGQYSPTTPSDSLASTAPYGNIENQFDPVQLAIASGATYVARSTVYHFLQTAKFIEKGIKHKGISIIEVISNCHTYFGRYNSMPKPAQLHQYFKDNTISISKSKDMSKEELKGKIVMGEFINEDKAGYLEYYEKMRESVVNGGVK from the coding sequence ATGCCATCAGAAAAATACTTTAACTATTTGAGAAAAGACAGAATGACACATGTATGGTGTCCTGGCTGTGGTAATGGTATAGTTATGAAATCTTTTTTAGAAGCGGCAAATAATCTTGGATTGGACAAGAATAAAGTTGCCGTTGTATCGGGAATAGGTTGTTCTTCAAGGGTAACAGGTTATCTCGATTTTAATACTATGCATACTTTACATGGTAGATCAATTGCTTTTGCTACTGGTGTTAAATTAGCAAGACCGGATCTTGATGTTATTGTTATGGGTGGAGATGGAGATATGCTTGCTATTGGTGGTAATCATTTTATTCATGCTTGTAGAAGAAATCTTGATATAACTGTGGTTATATTTAATAATTCTATCTACGGAATGACAGGTGGTCAATATTCTCCTACAACCCCGAGTGATTCATTGGCATCAACCGCACCTTATGGAAATATTGAAAATCAATTTGATCCTGTACAACTCGCAATTGCTTCTGGTGCAACATATGTTGCAAGATCTACCGTCTATCATTTTTTACAAACTGCTAAATTTATTGAAAAAGGAATCAAACATAAAGGTATTTCTATTATTGAAGTAATAAGTAATTGTCATACTTATTTTGGAAGATATAATAGTATGCCTAAACCTGCTCAACTTCATCAGTATTTTAAAGATAATACTATTTCTATTTCAAAATCTAAAGATATGTCAAAAGAAGAATTAAAAGGAAAAATTGTGATGGGTGAATTTATAAACGAAGATAAAGCAGGGTATCTTGAATATTATGAGAAGATGAGAGAATCTGTTGTTAATGGAGGTGTTAAATGA
- a CDS encoding deoxycytidylate deaminase, with translation MELKDRVSKYLESIDFENVIKSPRESWDDYFMRVSFLVSERSSCLHRQVGAIIVKDKRILATGYNQPPSGFPHCKDIGCIRDALEIKSGEHQEVCFGLHAEQNALMQAAKFGIKTDNSIIYVTHQPCSVCARLIINAGIGKVIFKNPYPDNLTKLFFKKCNIETKIMN, from the coding sequence ATGGAATTAAAAGATAGAGTATCAAAATATCTTGAGAGTATTGATTTTGAAAATGTAATAAAAAGTCCAAGAGAATCTTGGGATGATTATTTTATGAGAGTTTCTTTTTTGGTAAGTGAAAGATCGAGTTGTTTACACAGACAAGTTGGGGCTATTATTGTTAAAGATAAAAGAATTTTAGCAACAGGTTATAATCAGCCTCCTTCAGGATTTCCTCATTGTAAAGATATAGGGTGTATAAGAGATGCACTTGAAATAAAGAGTGGAGAACATCAAGAAGTATGTTTCGGTTTGCATGCTGAACAAAATGCTTTGATGCAAGCTGCTAAATTTGGTATTAAAACGGATAATTCTATAATATATGTAACTCATCAACCTTGTTCTGTTTGTGCAAGGCTTATAATAAATGCTGGAATAGGAAAAGTTATTTTTAAAAATCCTTATCCAGATAATTTAACGAAATTATTTTTTAAGAAATGTAATATTGAAACTAAGATAATGAATTAA
- a CDS encoding 2-oxoacid:acceptor oxidoreductase family protein yields the protein MMNLSISTPKAIRFSGEAGQGNILMGMVLAQALMKEGYWVVQTQHFGAQVRGGLAYCDVLFDEEQIDYPKSDTFDVIYIMHELGLPHLQFLKKNGVVFYDDEFVNQIPQTANRITKKILKVSPSKLAYTELKHLNVANMVGLGMLAKVTNIVSIDALIETMKENVKESYHELDESALKLGYNSIDKTYKLKNKHLVTRLGRGYE from the coding sequence ATGATGAATCTTTCTATTTCAACTCCAAAAGCAATAAGATTTTCAGGTGAAGCAGGTCAAGGTAATATTTTGATGGGAATGGTCTTAGCGCAAGCTTTGATGAAAGAAGGGTATTGGGTTGTTCAAACTCAACATTTTGGAGCACAGGTTAGAGGTGGATTGGCTTATTGTGATGTTTTATTTGATGAAGAACAGATAGATTATCCGAAATCAGATACTTTTGATGTCATTTATATAATGCATGAACTTGGACTTCCTCATCTTCAATTTTTGAAGAAAAATGGAGTTGTTTTTTATGATGATGAATTTGTAAATCAAATTCCACAAACTGCTAATAGAATAACAAAAAAAATATTAAAAGTTTCACCTTCTAAACTCGCTTATACTGAATTAAAACATTTAAATGTTGCTAATATGGTAGGATTAGGTATGCTTGCAAAAGTTACAAATATAGTTTCTATAGATGCTTTAATCGAAACTATGAAAGAAAATGTAAAAGAAAGTTATCATGAACTCGATGAAAGTGCTTTGAAATTAGGATATAATTCTATAGATAAGACTTATAAGTTGAAAAATAAACATTTAGTGACGAGACTGGGAAGAGGATATGAATAA